The Campylobacter sp. CN_NE2 region TGATTCACCATTGATAATAGGAAGTGTTGAAATACGAAAATCATACTCGCGTCCGGAAATTTTCATACTAAAACGACCGTCTTGCGGTTTTCTGCGTTCTGCGATATCCATATTCGAAAGAAGTTTGAGCCTTGAAACCAAAGGCGGATAAATATCTTTATCAAAGATAAAAATTTCAGTTAGCATACCGTCAATTCTGGTTCGCACGACGCAGTTATTTTCAGATGGCTCAATATGAATATCGCTACCGCGAGAGATAATTGATTGTTTAACTATCATTTCAATAAGTTGCAAAATAGCTGAACTATCATCGTCCTTACCGCTACCGCCTGTATTTGTAAGCTCCTTACGAATTTCATTAACCAAACCTCTGATACTATCAGACAACTCTATTTTATTAAGATATTTTTTGATCTGATTAGGGTCAGCAACTACGATTTTTACAAGTTTTTTATTAAAAATTCCTTGAATTCTATCTTGCGCATCCATATCAAAAGGATCTGAAAATGCAACAAACATATTGAGATCATCTTCTTTAACAGGAATAACACCGTATTTTTTAAGCTGAGCAGTAGGTGCTTTTTCTGAAATTCTAAAATCTACATCCACATCGTCAAGATTCATATAAGTCATCTTAAATTTACCAGCTAAACTTTGCAAAAAAGTCTTTGTGTCGATATAAAATTTTTCATTAACCTCTTCAAGCGTGATTTGTTTTCGTCTATAAATATCTACCAAAAGACAGGCAAATTGATCTTGATCAATATAGTTATCACCAATTAAAACCTCGCCTAGTGTAAGCCCAATATCCATTTTTTCGCTAATCTCAGGAATGATATCGGGAGTCAAAACTCCGTTTTTAATAAGAATTTTTATAATATACTCTTCAACTTTTGTCATACATATCACCAATACATTTTAATAGAATTTACCTTGTCATCAACATAAAGGGCAACAACCATTTTTTTTATGCCACCTTCATCTTTGATGAAAAGCTCAGCCCTGTCTCCGTTTTGTAAAGTAAAGATATATGTATCACTCTTTTTTACATAATCTTTTTCTACAAATTTATCAAAAATTTCAGACAAAATATAATTAATCTTTGGCGTTCTAATATAACTTATATCAACATTATCGCAAAGTGCCAAATATAGCATTTTCTTTTGAAATAAAATTGTCGAGTATAAAGACGCATTTTCGCGCGATTCTTTATTTTTATAAAGCATAACAGTCGGGATAATAAGCTCGTTTATTTTATCCATTTTCAGACAAGCTTTTGCATAAGTATTTGCTAACGAATCGTTTTGTTGCTCAATAAATAAATTTCGAACACTTTCTTGACAAATTCTATTGTATTGCCCAATTTGATCCCAATTTCTGACATCTTCAATATCGACAGCGACAGCAAAACCAACAAAAACTAAAAATGAAATTATAAATCTCATAACGATCCATTTCTAATCTGTGAAATCAAATTTGCTATATCTTTATCATTTGCCCTTGAATTAAATGTTTCAAGTGCATATAAAGCATCATTTTTTCTACCTTTTTTATAATTAGCCTTAGCAAAAATCATCCAGCTTTGAACATTATCTTTATTTAACTCATTTGATGTTAAAGCCCATTTAATAGCACCGTCGTAATCTTTTTTATTGTAAGCTTGTTCGGCTAGGGCTAATGAATACTCAATATTTTTTGTAGCATAAAATTTGCTCTCCAAATTTTGTTTATTAGGATCAAGCCTTGAAGTGCTTATTTGAATTCTACTTGAAATCGGACTCGTAGGCCGTTTTGGAGCAGCCTGAGTGTTTGCAACCGAATTTGATCTAGGCGATACAGGAGCATTGCCGAAATCTATGATTTCATTTTGTGGAACCGAATTAAAAATAGGATTTTGTTGTTGCGGAACAAACTGCGGTTGTGGAAAATTTTGATAATTATTATTTTGGTAATTATTTGTAATACTAAATCCCGCAGAATCTTCACTAGAATGAATTCCTACATCGTTTAAATTTAAAGTAGGTCGCTCGGCATTTGTAGCATTAGAATTTGAAGCAATCGGCGCACTCATGTTAAAGTCAGATTTTGTATATACTATATTTTCATTTTGATTTGCAATAGCAACTTGACTATTTTGCGAACCTTGCGATTGAATTTGAGTTTCAGGTTGAACTTCAACGCTATTTTGATTTATTTGCGCCATCGAAATCTTATCATCATTACTATCTTTTAAAATCCAAACAATAGCTCCAATTGCAACTGAAATAAAAAGCAAAAGCGCTAAAATAGTTTTATCAAATTTAAATGAAGTATTGCTAGATTTACTATTTTTTAAAAAAGAAAACTGCCTCCTTTTTTTATCATACTCTTCCCAGCGTTTTTCTAATTCACTAACTTCATAATATTCAAGCATTTATAATCCCCGCACTAATCGCTGCCATTTCTATAATTTTGTTATTGATCTGAGACAAACTAATCTCAGTTGGCTTATTAACTTCGTAATATTCAAACAACTCATACATCTTGTACATAAGTTTGTTGATATTTCTTAAATTTCCGTCCGTTAGTTCCAAAATCAAATCGAAATTTTCATCGCCAAACATCAGAAAATATTGATGAAAGCCTTGAAAAACAAGCTTTTTCTCAATATATAGTTTAATCTCGCTCAAATTTGAATTTGGAAGTTCAATACTTTCCCAAATTCGTGTTTTAAAATAGTCTTTCGCGAGCCTATCTTCTTCATCGGTTTTATGAACCGTAAATAAAAATTTAAACAATCTCGTATCAGCCATAAGGCGAATTTTTTCTATTAAATTTCCCGGATAGAGCTGAGCCTCGTCAAGCAAAATAACAACCTGACTTACGCTAGGAATATTTTTCTCAGAAATTTGCGTTTTTTCCTTATAAGCTCGCATAAAATTCTCATAGTTATCAATGTTTTCATTAGGATAACCACCAAAAATTTGAAAATAAAGCTCTAAGAAAAACTCTGTTTCGTCAAAAAATGGCTGTGGCAAAAAAACTACTTTTACCTTTTTTTCTAAATCAACTTTTATTTTATTTAACAAAAAAGTTTTCCCGCATCCTGGCTTTCCATAAAACAATATAAGCTTTAACGGCTTTTGCAAAGCATTTAAAATCTTGTGGTAAGCAAGCGTGGATTTATCGAGATTAACGAAGTTTGTAACTTCGTTATCCTCGATAAAAATATCCTTTATTTTTGTATAATTATTTGTATTACTCATTTTCATAAATCGATTTTGAATATCCAAGTTCTTTAAGCGATTTGCTTAAAGGAACACTAGTATCATCAATAATTCTAGGAGTAACAACAAAAATTAGCTCGGTTGTAGACAACTTATCATGTGTGCTTTTAAAAAGATTGCCAACCAAAGGAATAGAGCTAAGCATTGGAACGCTTGTATTATCTTTAGTTTTTGTTTGACCAATCAAACCACCAAGAATAACAGTATCGCCATTATTTACCCAAACTACACTTGAAATTTTCTTTTGCAAAGTATCTGGCGCAATCTCTCTAATACCAGTTTGTCTAACATTTTCATCTTCATACTTGAAGCTGCTTAGGCTAGGATTTATTCTAAGCATAATTTTATTTTCATCGGAAATTTCAGGCAATATATTCAGTAAAATTCCAATAAATGTAGAATATTGAGTATATGTTATGCTAGTTTGACCACTAATGGTATTGTTGTTTGTACTTTCTTTTAAAACACGGTAATTGATATTATCGCCAACTGAGATAATAGCGGGTTGATTATTCATAGTGGTAACTTTTGGACTAGAAATAACCTTAGTTTTACCCTTTGTTTCTAAGAAATTTATCATTCCATCGATATTAAAGTTCAAACCAGCACCAAATGTCCAAGTGGCACTATCATGCTTTTCGCCAGTATGTCTGCCACGATGACCAAAATCTCCATTGCTATAACCAGTCCAAGCATAGTCTGCATTCATTAATCTTCCAGTAGATAAATCTTTTGCTACACCTAATGGATTGCCAATATAAGATGAGAAACCAAGTTGAAATCTTGACCAATCAATACCTGTAGTGTAGTCGTTGTTTAACTCAACTGCGACAATATTTACATCAAGCAAAACTTGTCTACTAAGCCTTTTTTGCATACCTTTTAGATACGCTTCAACTCTTTTAAGTTGTGATTTCATACCAGTTACTGTTACCAAACCCGCATTTTGATTTATAATAGGAGCAACGGCAACATATTTTTCTGTTCCGTTATTTAAAATTAGAGTAATTTCTTCACTAATCTTTTCCCAAAAATCAAATTTTTCTTGTGTTTTAATCATATTTTCTTGTAATTTTTCATCATCTATATCATTACCAACTTCAATAGGGGCTGAATCTACACTTGATTTAGTAATAGCAGTTCCCTCTCTAACAGAAGTTATATAATCAACTTTAAAAGTTTTAGTATCCAAGGCAGAAACCTTTAAAATTCCATTTGAATATTCATAATCTAAATTATTTTCAGAAATTAGAAGATTAAAAACTTCCCTTAAAGACATATCTTTTATACTTATACCTTGAAGCTCTTTATTAAGTTCTTCCGAAGCCATAGCATCTTTTGCAACAA contains the following coding sequences:
- a CDS encoding GspE/PulE family protein, with the protein product MTKVEEYIIKILIKNGVLTPDIIPEISEKMDIGLTLGEVLIGDNYIDQDQFACLLVDIYRRKQITLEEVNEKFYIDTKTFLQSLAGKFKMTYMNLDDVDVDFRISEKAPTAQLKKYGVIPVKEDDLNMFVAFSDPFDMDAQDRIQGIFNKKLVKIVVADPNQIKKYLNKIELSDSIRGLVNEIRKELTNTGGSGKDDDSSAILQLIEMIVKQSIISRGSDIHIEPSENNCVVRTRIDGMLTEIFIFDKDIYPPLVSRLKLLSNMDIAERRKPQDGRFSMKISGREYDFRISTLPIINGESTVMRILDKSKVIISLEKLGMHPESFKKFNNAMHAPYGVILVTGPTGSGKSTTLYAALNDVKSVDTKIITVEDPVEYQVNLIQQVHVNEKAGLTFAAALRSILRQDPDIIMIGEIRDQETLRIAIQAALTGHLVFSTLHTNDAISAIPRIVDMGIESYLISGALIAVEAQRLVRKLCPKCKQPTMLPKSMLDTLAPYLPEKYTFYKPVGCDECAGTGYAGREMISEILPISDSMQSLIANGASKDEMKELALKEGFIDMFHDGVIRAARGATSIEEIYRVAKQ
- a CDS encoding CDC27 family protein, whose translation is MLEYYEVSELEKRWEEYDKKRRQFSFLKNSKSSNTSFKFDKTILALLLFISVAIGAIVWILKDSNDDKISMAQINQNSVEVQPETQIQSQGSQNSQVAIANQNENIVYTKSDFNMSAPIASNSNATNAERPTLNLNDVGIHSSEDSAGFSITNNYQNNNYQNFPQPQFVPQQQNPIFNSVPQNEIIDFGNAPVSPRSNSVANTQAAPKRPTSPISSRIQISTSRLDPNKQNLESKFYATKNIEYSLALAEQAYNKKDYDGAIKWALTSNELNKDNVQSWMIFAKANYKKGRKNDALYALETFNSRANDKDIANLISQIRNGSL
- a CDS encoding ATP-binding protein, translating into MSNTNNYTKIKDIFIEDNEVTNFVNLDKSTLAYHKILNALQKPLKLILFYGKPGCGKTFLLNKIKVDLEKKVKVVFLPQPFFDETEFFLELYFQIFGGYPNENIDNYENFMRAYKEKTQISEKNIPSVSQVVILLDEAQLYPGNLIEKIRLMADTRLFKFLFTVHKTDEEDRLAKDYFKTRIWESIELPNSNLSEIKLYIEKKLVFQGFHQYFLMFGDENFDLILELTDGNLRNINKLMYKMYELFEYYEVNKPTEISLSQINNKIIEMAAISAGIINA
- the mshL gene encoding pilus (MSHA type) biogenesis protein MshL, translating into MSLFHISKKVSIAALLALSVTASSLVAAPATSSDCERKALNIKVNETVTLNEMLSQLSDMCKFSFVAKDAMASEELNKELQGISIKDMSLREVFNLLISENNLDYEYSNGILKVSALDTKTFKVDYITSVREGTAITKSSVDSAPIEVGNDIDDEKLQENMIKTQEKFDFWEKISEEITLILNNGTEKYVAVAPIINQNAGLVTVTGMKSQLKRVEAYLKGMQKRLSRQVLLDVNIVAVELNNDYTTGIDWSRFQLGFSSYIGNPLGVAKDLSTGRLMNADYAWTGYSNGDFGHRGRHTGEKHDSATWTFGAGLNFNIDGMINFLETKGKTKVISSPKVTTMNNQPAIISVGDNINYRVLKESTNNNTISGQTSITYTQYSTFIGILLNILPEISDENKIMLRINPSLSSFKYEDENVRQTGIREIAPDTLQKKISSVVWVNNGDTVILGGLIGQTKTKDNTSVPMLSSIPLVGNLFKSTHDKLSTTELIFVVTPRIIDDTSVPLSKSLKELGYSKSIYENE